A stretch of DNA from Rhizobium sp. EC-SD404:
CGAAATCACCGTAATGCATCACGGTCTTCTCGCCGTTGACCGCGGTGTGGGCGCCGGAGCCTTCTAGCACGAAGCGGAGGGCCGATTGCGTGTGGCGATGCGCCGGCGCCACTTCACCCGGCAGCACCAGCTGCACGCCGGCATAGAGCGAGGTCGTGACCTTGGATTCGCCGCGCAAACCGGGGTTTTCGAGGATCAGAACGCGCCGCTCGGCCTCCTTGGCGGTGATCAGTCCGCCGGCTTCCATCATGGCCGTGCGGATTTCCGAGAATTTCCAGCCCACGGCCTGGCACTTCGAGACTGGCTCGGGCGTGACGAGCGCGCCCAGTACGGTCCAGAGCGGCGTCATGTTCTGCTTGTCGATCTTCTCGTAGAAGGCGCGGCGCTCGGGCGTATCCTGCGGCTTGGGGTGCATGGGGTTTCTCCTCAAAAGCGTTTCCAGGGGAAGTGGAACCGGTTCACCGTTCGGAAACGCGACAAACCAGGAACCTAGAGTTTCGCGAGCGCCTGACGGTCTAGCTTACCGGTTCCGGTCTTCGGCAGTTCCGGCAGATAGGTCACGATGCGTGGATATTTATAGGGCAGCAGCCGCTGCTTCACATGGTCCTGCAGAAGCTTCGTCGTTGCGGCATCGGGCGTGAACCCATCGCGCAGCCGGACGAACGCCTTCAAGGTCATGCGCCGGTCGTCCATTTGGTGCGCGAGCACGGCGCATTCATGGATATGGGGATGTTCGGCGAGACAACGCTCCACTTCGAGCGGCCAGACCCATTGGCCGGACACCTTGATCAGATCGTCGGCCCGACCCTGGAAGAAATAGAAGCCGTCCTTTTCGATGAAGCGGTCACCGGTGTAGAGCCAGTCGCCGCGCATGGTCTCGGCGGTCTTGTCGGGCCGGTTCCAGTAGCATGGGGCCGTCGATTGGCCGCGGACCCACATCACCCCTTCCTCACCTGGCGCAACTTCGCGGTCGTCCTTGTCCTTGAGCAGGATTTCGTAGCCCGGCACGCGCTTTCCAGCCGACCCGATGCGCTTTTCGTCGGGCAGGTTCGACAAGTAGATGTGCAGCACTTCGGTCGAGCCGAGCCCTTCCATGACGTCGAGCCCGGTCAGGTTCTTCCATGCGTTGAAGATGTCCTCCGACAAGGTCTCGGCGGCAGAGACGGAAAGTCGGATCGAACCGAGGTCGCGGTGATCAACCTGGTCGGCGCGGCAGAGAGCAGTGTAGAGCGTCGGCAGGCCGAAGAAGATCGTGGGGCGGAAATCCTCAATGGTCGCCAGGATCCTGTCGGGCTCAGGCCGGCCCGGCATCAGAAGGCTCGTTGCGCCGGCTGCGAATGGAAACGTGATGCCGTTGCCGAAGCCATAGGCGAAAAAGAGCTTCGGTACGGAAAAGCAGATGTCGCCGGGTGCGACATCCAGGAAGTGCCTGGCGAAGCTCTGCACCGTGTACGCCATGTCGTGCTGGAGGTGGACGATACCCTTCGGGCGTCCCGTCGAGCCTGACGAGTACATCCAGAAGCACATGTCGTCCGGGCCGGTGTCGGCTACCGTAAGGGTGTCACTCTGGCCGCTGACGAACTCGCTCGCATGGACGAAGCGCTCGTCCGGTGTCGCGCCTTCGCCATTGGCGACCACGATGTAATCCAACGCGATACCGACCAGTGCTTCGTCGGAGAACTTGTCGACGAGATCGGATTCGCACAGCGCGATCCGGGCGTCGGTATCGGCGAGAAAGAAATTGAGAAGGTCGGGGGTCGTCAGCGTGTTGAGAAGCACGGGAACGAAGCCGGCCCGCGCGGCTCCGAAGAATGCAGCCACGAACACGGGGGTGTCGTCGAGGAAGAACGGAATCCGATCGCCGCGCTGCAGGCCGGCGGCGATGAAGGCATTGCCCCAACGGCAGGCCGAAGCGCACAGTTCCGCATAGGTGAGCGTGCCGGCCGGACCGGTAACGGCGACGGCCTCGGGATTGCGATCGAGATTGTCGAAGAGGATCGCCGATGCGTTCGGATGATCTTCCTTGATGAAGCCGATTTCCCGGCCGCCGGATGTGTCCCCAACGGGATCGGTAATGGGAGAGACCGTGGCCGCGCGGATGGCTGTCGCACTCATGCCGTGCTCCTCAGTTTCGATGCTTCGTATTCGGCCATGAAATTCGGCGCGAGCATACGCAGCCTCGCCATGTCGATGCGGCCGGATCTGGTGATGTAGTCGAAGCCGAAATCCAGCGGGTCCAAAGCCATTTTCTCAGCGAACCGGTCGTACCATTCGGCCGACGTGTTTGCCGCGGTGACGATCTTCTTCGCGATGGGCAAACGCTCCTGCTGATAGGCTGCAAGCGCGTCATCGAGCGTATCGCTCGCGCCAAGGGCGCGGGAAAGCGCGATTGCGTCTTCCATGGCGAGCCGGGTGCCGGAGCCGATGGAAAAATGCGCCGTGTGGGCCGCATCGCCCAATATGACGCGGTTGTCGCTGACCCAGCGCTCGCACCACAGCTTGGGGAAGCGCCGCCAGACCGAACGGTTAGTGATGAGGCGCGCACCGGCGAGCGTATCCGCAAAGATTTTCTCGCAGATACCCGCAGAAGCGTCCTCATCCAGCCTGTCGAAATCGTAGGCGGCGAATGTTGCCGCGTCGCATTCGACGATGAAGGTCGAGCGATCGGGCGTATAGCGATAGTGGTGCGCGTTGAACGCGCCGCGCTCGGTTTCGATGAACGTCTGGGTCAGGGTGTCGAAGGGTCGATCGGTTCCGAACCAGGCAAAGCGATTGTCGAAATGATCGAGCGTCGTGCCGAATGCATCTTCGTCCGATCTGCGGACCAGCGAATTCAAACCATCCGCGCCGATAACAAGGTCCGCTTCAACAGTATCGATATCGGAGACGGGCTGCCCGAACAGAAGTTCCACACCCTCGGCGCGCGCGCGTTCCTGCAGCAATTGCAGGAGATGGAGCCTGCCGATCGCGGCGAAGCCGATACCATCAATGACGATGCGCTCGCCCTTCAGCACTAACGTCATGTTGCGCCAGCGCTCCATATGCGGCGTGATGAGGTCGTGGGTCTGCGGATCGTCGGCTTTCAGGAAATCGAGCGCCTGATCGGAAAAGACCACGCCGAAGCCGAATGTGGCGTCGGCAGGGTTCTGCTCGCGAACGACGATGCGGGCATCCGGCATCGTTCGCTTGAGCAGGATTCCGGCGTAAAGACCGGCCGGGCCGGCACCGATGATGTCGACTGTGGAAAGCTGCAACTCGCTCCGCCTCCTCTCCTGCGATACGAGCCATAGTTATTGACAGTGAGGCTAACCAAGGATTGCATGATATGCAAATAATTTTACGGAGCGGAAATGACCACTGAGACCTTCAAGACGGACGTCACGGTCAGCTTCGGTCATTGCGACCCGGCCGAGATCGTTTTCTATCCGAACTTCTTCCGCTGGTTCGACGCTGCGTTTCACGCATTTCTGGAAAGTCGCGGCTGCGGGCAGAAGCGGCTTAAGCACGATCTCGGCACTGTCGGTACGGGCCTCATCGATGTCGGCGCGACCTTCCGCTCGCCCGTGACCTTCGGCGAAACGCTGACGCTGTCCCTGACGATCGTCGAGTGGACGAGCAGGACCGTGAAGATCACCTATGAAGGGCATGTCGGCACTCGCCTGGCCTTCACCGGCCATGAGGTGCGCGGGCTGTTCATGGCGGAGGAGGGCGGCCGTCTTCGCGCGGCGCCTATCGAGCCGTTCAGGCAGATGCTGGAGCGAGGCCGTGGCTGAGAGCGACGAACAGGGCCTAGCGACCGAGGCGACGGGCGGTATCCAGTCGCTCGATGCGGCGTTGCGGGTCCTGCTGGCCATGGGCGAGATGAAGGGCGCGGTGGGGCTTTCGGAACTCGCCCGCGCCTGTCACATGCCGGCGAGCAAGGTGCATCGCTATCTCGCGTCCTTCATCCATGCTGGTCTCGTTCGGCAAAACGGCCGGTCGGGAACCTACGACCTCGGCCCGCGCGCGATCGATCTGGGCTTGG
This window harbors:
- a CDS encoding acyl-CoA thioesterase translates to MTTETFKTDVTVSFGHCDPAEIVFYPNFFRWFDAAFHAFLESRGCGQKRLKHDLGTVGTGLIDVGATFRSPVTFGETLTLSLTIVEWTSRTVKITYEGHVGTRLAFTGHEVRGLFMAEEGGRLRAAPIEPFRQMLERGRG
- a CDS encoding FAD-dependent monooxygenase is translated as MQLSTVDIIGAGPAGLYAGILLKRTMPDARIVVREQNPADATFGFGVVFSDQALDFLKADDPQTHDLITPHMERWRNMTLVLKGERIVIDGIGFAAIGRLHLLQLLQERARAEGVELLFGQPVSDIDTVEADLVIGADGLNSLVRRSDEDAFGTTLDHFDNRFAWFGTDRPFDTLTQTFIETERGAFNAHHYRYTPDRSTFIVECDAATFAAYDFDRLDEDASAGICEKIFADTLAGARLITNRSVWRRFPKLWCERWVSDNRVILGDAAHTAHFSIGSGTRLAMEDAIALSRALGASDTLDDALAAYQQERLPIAKKIVTAANTSAEWYDRFAEKMALDPLDFGFDYITRSGRIDMARLRMLAPNFMAEYEASKLRSTA
- a CDS encoding benzoate-CoA ligase family protein produces the protein MSATAIRAATVSPITDPVGDTSGGREIGFIKEDHPNASAILFDNLDRNPEAVAVTGPAGTLTYAELCASACRWGNAFIAAGLQRGDRIPFFLDDTPVFVAAFFGAARAGFVPVLLNTLTTPDLLNFFLADTDARIALCESDLVDKFSDEALVGIALDYIVVANGEGATPDERFVHASEFVSGQSDTLTVADTGPDDMCFWMYSSGSTGRPKGIVHLQHDMAYTVQSFARHFLDVAPGDICFSVPKLFFAYGFGNGITFPFAAGATSLLMPGRPEPDRILATIEDFRPTIFFGLPTLYTALCRADQVDHRDLGSIRLSVSAAETLSEDIFNAWKNLTGLDVMEGLGSTEVLHIYLSNLPDEKRIGSAGKRVPGYEILLKDKDDREVAPGEEGVMWVRGQSTAPCYWNRPDKTAETMRGDWLYTGDRFIEKDGFYFFQGRADDLIKVSGQWVWPLEVERCLAEHPHIHECAVLAHQMDDRRMTLKAFVRLRDGFTPDAATTKLLQDHVKQRLLPYKYPRIVTYLPELPKTGTGKLDRQALAKL